In Brevibacterium zhoupengii, the following are encoded in one genomic region:
- a CDS encoding peptide chain release factor 3, which yields MTSGQYSDKDIRTQADRRRTFAVISHPDAGKSTTTEALALHARAIGKAGATHGKAGRRATVSDWMKMEQDRGISISSAALQFEYRDAVFNLVDTPGHADFSEDTYRVLSAVDCAVMLIDAAKGLEAQTMKLFEVCAHRGIPIITVINKWDRAGLDALELMDEVQERTGLLPTPLTWPVGQSGDFRGVLDRLTGDYTKYDRTDAGANIAGEETYSADKAIELEGDAWQTAVDESDLLDMEDQNHDQETFLAGKSTPVMFASAVLNFGIHKLLDMLVDLAPAAEARLDKDDEPRDVADPFSGFVFKVQAGMDSNHRDRLAYIRVCSGVFERGSVLTHAATGKPFATKYAQQVFGRDRDVVDEAFPGDVVGLVNASALRVGDSLYLDKKVEFPGIPTFSPEHFMVIRAKDSSKYKQFRRGIEQLDHEGVIQVLRSDLRGDQAPVLGAVGPMQFEVAEDRMNNEFHAPCSLERLNFSLARRTTPECVPTLARERSVEVLHRSDGELLALFSDRWRLQGVQKNHPDLVLEPLVVS from the coding sequence GTGACTTCTGGCCAGTATTCTGACAAGGACATTCGAACCCAGGCGGACCGCCGCCGGACGTTCGCTGTCATTTCGCACCCCGACGCGGGTAAATCGACGACCACCGAGGCGCTCGCCCTACATGCGCGAGCCATCGGCAAGGCCGGCGCCACCCACGGCAAGGCCGGTCGCCGCGCTACTGTCTCCGACTGGATGAAGATGGAGCAGGACCGCGGAATCTCGATCTCCTCGGCGGCCCTGCAGTTCGAGTACCGGGATGCTGTCTTCAACCTCGTCGACACCCCGGGTCACGCCGACTTCTCCGAGGACACCTACCGTGTGCTCTCTGCCGTCGACTGCGCAGTGATGCTCATCGATGCAGCAAAGGGCCTCGAGGCCCAGACCATGAAGCTCTTCGAAGTCTGTGCCCACCGAGGCATCCCGATCATCACTGTGATCAACAAATGGGACCGCGCGGGTCTCGACGCACTGGAGCTCATGGACGAGGTTCAGGAACGTACAGGCCTCCTGCCTACCCCGCTGACCTGGCCGGTCGGACAGTCCGGTGACTTCAGGGGAGTCCTCGACCGACTCACCGGCGACTACACGAAGTACGACCGCACCGATGCCGGTGCCAACATCGCCGGAGAAGAGACCTATTCGGCAGACAAGGCCATCGAGCTCGAAGGCGATGCCTGGCAGACCGCCGTCGACGAATCCGATCTTCTTGACATGGAAGATCAGAATCACGACCAGGAGACATTCCTCGCCGGCAAATCGACCCCGGTGATGTTCGCCTCGGCCGTGCTGAACTTCGGCATCCACAAACTTCTCGACATGCTCGTCGACCTGGCACCTGCCGCCGAGGCCCGTCTGGACAAGGACGATGAGCCCCGCGACGTGGCCGACCCGTTCTCCGGATTCGTCTTCAAGGTCCAGGCCGGTATGGACTCCAACCACCGTGATCGCCTGGCCTACATCCGCGTGTGCTCCGGTGTCTTCGAACGCGGTTCCGTGCTCACCCACGCCGCGACCGGGAAACCCTTCGCCACGAAGTACGCCCAGCAGGTCTTCGGCCGTGACCGTGATGTCGTCGACGAAGCCTTCCCGGGCGACGTCGTCGGTTTGGTCAACGCCAGCGCACTGCGCGTGGGCGATTCGCTGTACTTGGACAAGAAAGTCGAATTCCCCGGCATTCCGACCTTCTCACCCGAGCACTTCATGGTCATCAGGGCCAAGGACTCCTCGAAGTACAAGCAATTCCGCCGCGGCATCGAACAGCTCGATCACGAGGGTGTCATTCAGGTGCTGCGTTCAGACCTGCGTGGTGACCAGGCCCCTGTCCTCGGCGCCGTGGGACCGATGCAGTTCGAGGTTGCCGAAGACCGGATGAACAACGAATTCCACGCACCCTGCTCACTCGAGCGCCTCAACTTCTCCTTGGCCCGACGCACCACACCGGAATGTGTGCCGACCCTGGCACGAGAACGGTCAGTGGAAGTTCTGCACCGTTCCGACGGTGAGCTGCTCGCTCTGTTCTCGGACAGGTGGCGACTCCAGGGTGTGCAGAAGAACCATCCGGATCTGGTTCTGGAGCCGCTCGTCGTCAGCTGA
- a CDS encoding inositol-3-phosphate synthase, with protein sequence MGTKSIRVAIAGLGNCASSLIQGVEYYRDAAPGSKVPGLMHVEFGDYHVGDIEFVAAFDVDDKKVGADIAEAITASENNTIKIADVPPTGVQVQRGPTLDGLGEYYRETIVESDVEPVDVAQALRDARVDVLVCYLPVGSQEAVEFYAQAAIDAKVAFVNALPVFIAGTKEWDEKFRAAGVPIVGDDIKSQIGATITHRVMAKLFEDRGVVLDRTYQLNVGGNMDFKNMLERKRLESKKISKTQAVTSNTSAELEPRNVHIGPSDYIEWLDDRKWAFVRLEGRNFGDAPVSLEYKLEVWDSPNSAGVIIDAVRAAKIGLDRGVGGALISASSYFMKSPPEQKGDDAAHDAVEAFIQGNLER encoded by the coding sequence GTGGGAACGAAATCGATTCGAGTCGCAATTGCCGGACTGGGCAACTGCGCCTCTTCCCTGATCCAAGGTGTTGAGTATTACCGGGACGCAGCTCCGGGCAGTAAAGTACCGGGACTCATGCACGTGGAATTCGGGGACTATCACGTCGGTGATATCGAATTCGTCGCCGCATTCGACGTCGACGACAAGAAGGTCGGTGCCGATATCGCCGAGGCGATCACCGCCAGTGAGAACAATACGATCAAAATCGCCGACGTCCCCCCGACCGGGGTCCAGGTGCAGCGCGGACCGACCCTGGACGGACTCGGCGAGTACTACCGCGAGACCATCGTCGAATCAGATGTCGAACCCGTCGACGTTGCTCAGGCTCTGCGCGATGCGCGCGTCGACGTCCTCGTCTGCTACCTGCCCGTGGGTTCGCAGGAAGCGGTGGAGTTCTACGCACAGGCCGCCATCGACGCGAAGGTCGCCTTCGTCAATGCCCTCCCGGTCTTCATCGCCGGCACCAAGGAGTGGGATGAGAAGTTCCGCGCCGCCGGTGTGCCGATCGTCGGTGACGACATCAAGAGCCAGATCGGTGCGACCATCACCCACCGTGTGATGGCCAAACTGTTCGAAGACCGCGGCGTCGTTCTCGACCGCACCTACCAGCTCAACGTCGGCGGCAACATGGACTTCAAGAACATGCTCGAGCGCAAGCGCCTCGAATCGAAGAAGATCTCGAAGACTCAGGCCGTGACCTCGAACACTTCAGCCGAGCTCGAACCTCGCAACGTCCACATCGGCCCCAGCGACTACATTGAGTGGCTCGACGACCGCAAATGGGCTTTCGTTCGCCTCGAAGGCCGCAACTTCGGCGATGCTCCCGTGTCCCTGGAGTACAAGCTCGAGGTCTGGGACTCACCGAACTCGGCCGGAGTCATCATCGACGCCGTCCGTGCGGCGAAGATCGGCCTCGATCGCGGTGTCGGCGGTGCCCTCATCTCCGCATCGTCGTACTTCATGAAGTCACCCCCTGAGCAGAAGGGCGACGACGCAGCCCATGACGCAGTCGAAGCCTTCATCCAAGGAAACCTCGAGCGCTGA
- a CDS encoding AbgT family transporter produces the protein MSRNTAVNDTKPKKPDEFSWLMRLLVIIEKAGNKLPHPFWLFLSLAVVVMALSAIFSATGLQAVNPATDETVTVTNLFSTESLREIVAGATNNFVTFPPLGLVLIVLIGVAVAEQSGLIPAMLRGTIAGASPKWITFIVALAGTAASIASDASYMIMIPLGGLAFKAVGRNPMLGCLVAYAATSGGYSAAPMVNSLDTILGGLSTSAAQIIDPDYVVSPLANFYFNFVSMFVVAAAVTLVTELLLSKRADQIELDEPDENDPDNFDVKMALDSNEKRGMVIAVLSIVACAAILFFLALPKGSFLRDEAGGFGPESGLMAGIAAIIGFGFFIVGIVYGYATGSIKKTSDIPDMMGKGLLPFVPVIVLFFAASQFLALFKMSSLGEILAIKGAEFFGSLETGTFVILLGGWLLVALGALFLTSGSGLWTLMAPVLVPMFMLLSISPETTQALYRIGDSTTNIISPMSPYFVVVLGFIQRYKRDAGIGTVLSFTIPLSFAMFVLWGLLFFIWWSIGIPWGPGSATSYHMG, from the coding sequence ATGTCGCGCAATACCGCTGTCAACGACACGAAACCGAAGAAGCCGGATGAGTTCAGCTGGCTGATGCGTCTGCTGGTCATCATCGAGAAGGCCGGAAACAAGCTGCCGCACCCCTTCTGGCTGTTCCTGTCTCTGGCCGTAGTGGTCATGGCGCTCTCGGCGATCTTCTCCGCCACCGGTCTGCAGGCAGTCAATCCTGCCACCGATGAGACGGTGACGGTGACGAACCTCTTCAGCACAGAGTCCCTGCGTGAGATCGTCGCGGGGGCCACGAACAACTTCGTCACGTTCCCACCGCTGGGTCTCGTCCTCATCGTGCTCATCGGTGTCGCCGTGGCAGAGCAGTCCGGGCTGATCCCGGCAATGCTGCGCGGAACGATCGCCGGTGCCTCACCGAAGTGGATCACTTTCATCGTCGCACTCGCCGGTACTGCGGCATCGATTGCCTCCGACGCCTCGTACATGATCATGATTCCCCTCGGCGGACTCGCGTTCAAAGCGGTGGGGCGCAACCCGATGCTCGGCTGCCTCGTCGCCTACGCCGCAACCTCGGGTGGGTATTCCGCGGCACCGATGGTCAACTCCTTGGACACGATCCTCGGCGGGCTCTCCACCTCGGCGGCTCAGATCATCGACCCGGACTACGTGGTCAGCCCGCTGGCGAACTTCTACTTCAACTTCGTCTCGATGTTCGTCGTCGCGGCCGCCGTCACCCTCGTCACCGAACTGCTGCTGTCGAAGCGAGCCGACCAGATCGAACTCGACGAACCGGACGAGAACGATCCCGACAACTTCGACGTCAAGATGGCACTGGACTCCAACGAGAAGCGCGGCATGGTCATCGCCGTCCTGTCCATCGTCGCCTGCGCCGCGATCCTGTTCTTCCTCGCACTGCCGAAGGGTTCGTTCCTGCGAGACGAAGCCGGTGGATTCGGTCCCGAATCGGGGCTCATGGCAGGAATCGCGGCCATTATCGGCTTCGGGTTCTTCATCGTCGGCATCGTCTACGGCTATGCCACCGGATCGATCAAGAAGACCTCAGACATTCCCGACATGATGGGCAAGGGACTCCTGCCCTTTGTCCCGGTCATCGTCCTCTTCTTCGCGGCCAGCCAGTTCCTGGCGCTGTTCAAAATGTCCAGCCTCGGCGAGATCCTCGCAATCAAGGGAGCCGAGTTCTTCGGTTCACTCGAGACGGGAACATTCGTCATCCTCCTCGGCGGATGGCTGCTCGTGGCCCTCGGCGCACTGTTCCTGACCTCAGGCTCGGGACTGTGGACACTCATGGCGCCGGTGCTCGTGCCGATGTTCATGCTCCTGTCCATCTCCCCAGAGACCACTCAGGCCCTCTACCGCATCGGTGACTCGACGACGAACATCATCTCGCCGATGAGTCCCTACTTCGTCGTCGTCCTCGGCTTCATCCAGAGGTACAAGCGAGACGCCGGAATCGGCACGGTGCTGTCGTTCACCATTCCGCTCTCATTCGCGATGTTCGTCCTCTGGGGTCTGCTCTTCTTCATCTGGTGGTCCATCGGAATTCCTTGGGGACCCGGTTCGGCCACGAGCTACCACATGGGCTGA
- a CDS encoding Bax inhibitor-1/YccA family protein, with protein MMNRTLNQGVQAGRNEPVMSDQELNNLFDQPAAQNRNAGPQAAERAMTYDDVMMKTGVLFAILLAGAVVGWFVPVLALPAMLIALVLGLVNAFKKEPSKALIIGYAVFEGVFLGGISAIFEAQFSGIVLQAVLATLCVFGVMLALFKFKGVRFGSKMKKFMMIAIGGYAIFSLINFGIAMFTGTGGARSVEINIMGMTFPLGVIIGLVATVLAAMTLIMDFQMIEQGVKQRIPEKYSWMCAFSLMVTLVWLYIEILRLISYFRN; from the coding sequence ATGATGAACCGGACCCTCAACCAGGGAGTCCAGGCCGGCCGCAACGAACCGGTCATGTCCGACCAGGAACTCAACAACCTGTTCGACCAGCCTGCCGCACAGAACCGCAACGCCGGCCCGCAGGCCGCCGAACGTGCGATGACCTACGACGACGTGATGATGAAGACCGGTGTGCTCTTCGCCATTCTTCTCGCTGGTGCCGTCGTCGGCTGGTTCGTTCCGGTCCTTGCCCTTCCTGCGATGCTCATCGCGCTGGTCCTCGGCCTGGTCAACGCCTTCAAGAAGGAACCGAGCAAGGCCCTGATCATCGGCTATGCGGTCTTCGAAGGAGTCTTCCTCGGCGGCATCTCCGCGATCTTCGAAGCCCAGTTCTCCGGCATCGTCCTCCAGGCCGTTCTGGCCACGCTCTGCGTCTTCGGCGTCATGCTCGCCCTGTTCAAGTTCAAGGGTGTGCGCTTCGGTTCGAAGATGAAGAAGTTCATGATGATCGCCATCGGCGGTTACGCGATCTTCTCGCTCATCAACTTCGGCATCGCGATGTTCACCGGCACCGGCGGTGCCCGCAGCGTCGAAATCAACATCATGGGAATGACCTTCCCCTTGGGCGTCATCATCGGCCTCGTCGCCACCGTGCTCGCAGCCATGACACTCATCATGGACTTCCAGATGATCGAGCAGGGCGTGAAGCAGCGGATCCCGGAGAAGTACTCCTGGATGTGCGCCTTCTCCCTCATGGTCACCCTCGTGTGGCTCTACATCGAAATCCTGCGCCTCATCTCCTACTTCAGAAACTAG
- a CDS encoding dihydrodipicolinate synthase family protein yields the protein MSRPSMRGVFAVPTTPFDSNGAQSIEQTAVGVESVLAAGVTGILCLGATGEALALSRQERDAQIRTVVDTAAGRAHAVVGCMAYTPTEMSAQIAQAQQLGADAAMITPPFYGGLEPDTAVAALHTVMSTSELPVMVYNNPHSTGTDLLPQHLGTLLDTGSFWSVKETSGEATRIRELRDELGTDVEVFVGADGIALEGFTQGASGWVAASAWLLPRQCQQLWDFSNQGRWDEAVALWNQLAGPLGQIEDSPAFISLIKQTLSRRGIEQGPVRPPLPTAAPDTVDALLAAITAMEKEAAHV from the coding sequence ATGAGCAGACCGAGCATGCGCGGCGTCTTCGCCGTACCCACCACCCCCTTCGACTCAAACGGGGCGCAGAGTATCGAGCAGACCGCCGTAGGTGTCGAATCCGTGCTCGCCGCCGGAGTCACAGGAATCCTGTGCCTCGGCGCCACGGGGGAGGCACTGGCACTGAGCCGGCAGGAACGCGATGCCCAGATCCGCACAGTGGTCGACACCGCAGCCGGTCGAGCCCACGCCGTCGTCGGCTGCATGGCCTACACCCCGACAGAGATGAGCGCACAGATCGCACAAGCACAGCAGCTGGGGGCAGACGCGGCGATGATCACCCCGCCCTTCTACGGAGGGCTCGAACCCGATACCGCAGTCGCCGCACTGCACACGGTGATGTCCACATCGGAGCTGCCGGTCATGGTCTACAACAACCCGCACTCCACGGGGACCGACCTCCTGCCCCAGCACCTCGGGACACTGCTCGACACCGGCAGCTTCTGGAGCGTGAAGGAGACCTCCGGAGAAGCCACCAGAATCCGCGAGCTGCGTGATGAACTGGGCACTGACGTCGAGGTGTTCGTCGGCGCCGACGGCATCGCACTCGAAGGGTTCACCCAAGGTGCCAGCGGCTGGGTCGCCGCCTCCGCCTGGCTCCTGCCGCGACAGTGCCAACAGCTGTGGGACTTCTCGAACCAAGGCCGGTGGGACGAGGCCGTGGCACTGTGGAATCAACTGGCCGGTCCTCTGGGACAGATCGAAGACAGCCCCGCCTTCATCTCCCTCATCAAACAGACGCTGAGCCGTCGCGGGATCGAGCAAGGCCCTGTCCGTCCTCCACTGCCCACCGCAGCACCCGACACCGTCGACGCGCTGCTGGCAGCGATCACTGCGATGGAGAAGGAGGCTGCACATGTCTGA
- a CDS encoding aldehyde dehydrogenase family protein produces MSEKGELVVTRILEGNLGVHMNGRSLPGEGPRLDLISPMTGTALGTLSEASTAQLDAAVGHARQAFAAGAWARDAAYRASVLRSLAEAVDADAEVIAHLDAVEAGKVFAGSVTEDVPDVVANLRFFADLLAREEGRFLQDDSGWGWVRKVPAGVVGVVLPWNFPIAMLGWKVAPALAAGNALVLKPSEDSVLSALHFAQLAAEAGVPDGIINVLTGTGPHIGQAMGLHSGIDVLTFTGSGPTGRSFLESSARSNLKKVSLELGGRAGYIVDSEHASDYATIAADIAAAAFGQSGQNCTASSRTMFIGDETEYTRFREALIAATASITVGDPFAEGTDMGPVINAKAHQRINSWIDEAIEKGARVVNERVEVPGAGYWVPPTILEDVPGESELGHGEIFGPLTQLLRMTSRQEAVSAINDEPYGLASTVWCEDLATVKWWADQIRVGTLAINGYSEGTVATPFGGMRESGFWGRDNGPEALETYQESMTVWIAHS; encoded by the coding sequence ATGTCTGAGAAGGGCGAACTTGTCGTCACCCGCATTCTCGAGGGCAACCTCGGCGTGCATATGAATGGTCGCAGCCTTCCCGGAGAAGGTCCGCGCCTCGATCTCATCTCCCCGATGACAGGCACCGCATTGGGGACATTGTCGGAGGCCTCGACTGCTCAGCTCGACGCTGCGGTCGGGCATGCCCGCCAGGCGTTTGCTGCTGGTGCGTGGGCTCGCGATGCCGCGTACAGGGCAAGCGTCCTACGCAGCCTCGCTGAGGCTGTCGATGCCGATGCGGAGGTCATCGCCCATCTGGATGCCGTCGAGGCGGGTAAGGTCTTCGCCGGCAGCGTCACCGAGGACGTTCCGGACGTCGTCGCGAACCTGCGCTTCTTCGCCGACCTGCTCGCCCGCGAGGAGGGTCGCTTCCTGCAGGATGACTCCGGCTGGGGCTGGGTGAGAAAGGTGCCTGCCGGCGTCGTCGGGGTGGTGCTGCCGTGGAACTTCCCCATCGCGATGCTCGGGTGGAAGGTCGCTCCCGCACTGGCCGCCGGCAATGCGCTCGTGCTCAAACCCTCCGAGGACTCCGTGCTCAGCGCCCTGCACTTCGCGCAGCTGGCCGCTGAGGCGGGAGTGCCCGACGGGATCATCAACGTGCTCACCGGCACCGGTCCGCACATCGGGCAGGCGATGGGACTGCACTCCGGTATCGATGTCCTCACCTTCACCGGATCCGGGCCCACCGGCCGATCCTTCCTCGAATCCTCGGCACGATCGAATCTGAAGAAGGTCTCCCTCGAACTCGGCGGGCGGGCCGGCTACATCGTCGACAGCGAGCACGCCTCGGACTATGCGACCATCGCTGCTGACATCGCCGCAGCAGCGTTCGGCCAGAGCGGACAGAACTGCACGGCCTCATCGCGCACGATGTTCATCGGCGACGAAACCGAGTACACCCGCTTCCGCGAGGCCCTCATCGCAGCAACAGCCTCGATCACCGTCGGCGACCCCTTCGCGGAGGGGACTGATATGGGCCCGGTGATCAACGCCAAGGCCCACCAGCGAATCAACTCCTGGATCGACGAAGCTATTGAGAAGGGAGCAAGGGTCGTCAACGAGCGAGTCGAAGTGCCGGGCGCCGGCTATTGGGTCCCGCCGACGATCCTCGAAGATGTGCCGGGCGAGAGCGAACTTGGTCACGGCGAGATCTTCGGTCCCCTCACCCAGCTGCTGCGCATGACTTCGCGGCAAGAAGCCGTGAGCGCCATCAACGATGAGCCTTATGGCCTGGCCTCGACCGTGTGGTGCGAGGATCTGGCCACGGTCAAATGGTGGGCCGATCAGATTCGGGTGGGAACGCTCGCGATCAACGGCTACAGCGAAGGAACGGTCGCCACACCCTTCGGCGGAATGCGCGAATCCGGGTTCTGGGGTCGAGACAACGGACCGGAGGCACTCGAGACCTACCAGGAGTCGATGACCGTGTGGATTGCACACAGCTGA
- a CDS encoding LysR family transcriptional regulator → MKVDAEDVRYFHVVANAGTLARAGTELGVDHTTVSRRVQRLEHALGMRLFTRTRTGWELNANGESLLPAARTLALGYDVFTDGDPTQIGPEEWTVLTSDGFASTILAPRCGPLLADGRAILRIVSAPSLASRDGVSYDVAVVRSRPSSPSVRSKLLARYEIGLFATEEYLSRHRPIHDLADLENHVIAWYSDDPVAPEYDTLRTKLPTSIRLQSNSLNVHEQAALAGVGLAVMPTYTAGRHNELVRVLPEEMSFHGSYWTVLPAAQLRWQVTDRVMAFLHDAVCDAGLTVPGD, encoded by the coding sequence ATGAAGGTGGACGCGGAAGATGTCAGGTACTTCCATGTGGTGGCCAACGCCGGCACCCTTGCCCGCGCCGGAACCGAGCTCGGTGTGGATCATACGACCGTCAGCCGGCGAGTGCAGCGCCTCGAGCATGCCCTTGGCATGCGGCTCTTCACGCGCACACGGACCGGGTGGGAGCTGAACGCAAACGGGGAGAGCCTGCTGCCGGCGGCGCGAACTCTCGCGCTCGGCTACGATGTCTTCACCGACGGCGACCCGACGCAGATCGGCCCCGAGGAATGGACCGTGCTCACCTCCGACGGCTTCGCCTCGACGATACTCGCCCCGCGGTGCGGGCCGCTTCTCGCCGACGGGCGGGCCATCCTGCGCATCGTCTCCGCCCCCTCATTAGCCTCCCGAGACGGGGTGTCCTACGATGTCGCGGTGGTGCGCTCGCGACCCTCATCGCCGTCGGTGCGCTCGAAGCTGCTGGCACGTTACGAGATCGGCCTGTTCGCGACCGAGGAGTATCTCAGCCGTCATCGACCCATCCATGACCTCGCAGACCTGGAAAACCACGTCATCGCCTGGTACTCCGATGATCCTGTGGCACCCGAATACGACACCTTGCGGACGAAGCTGCCGACGTCGATCCGACTGCAGTCGAACAGCCTCAATGTCCACGAGCAGGCGGCTCTGGCGGGAGTGGGGCTGGCGGTGATGCCCACGTACACTGCCGGTCGGCATAACGAGCTCGTGCGAGTGTTGCCAGAGGAGATGAGTTTCCACGGCAGCTACTGGACTGTGCTGCCAGCTGCGCAGCTGCGCTGGCAGGTCACCGACAGGGTCATGGCGTTCCTCCACGATGCTGTTTGTGACGCCGGGCTCACCGTCCCCGGGGACTGA
- a CDS encoding molybdopterin-dependent oxidoreductase: MTDRRPLLFTLAGIVATLVYFGAGEFISGAFSATSAPLLILGQTIIPLVPTAMIKTAISIFGTNDKLALVITIVIVGAILGGVIGRIGLHRRALSFVLLIGLGVLPVVVLLSTGGSFLDAIPALVGVGLGCAAYVGLIGFARRAEQLSGGPVDTDVPTSADVHPGTDLQPGTDRRTFFGLAAGLSAVGIAAIAAGQSAAILARNAAGAVTKLVLPRPATSAPKIPAGADLDIEGLAPIITPNDDFYRIDTALIPPALDAASWSLRIHGMVDEEVTITMDELLELPLEEHRVSLTCVSNEVGGDLVGNATWLGYPVRELLARAKPQDGADMVLSTSDDGFTASTPLETLTDDRASLLAVGMNGEPLPRDHGFPARLVVPGLYGFVSATKWVTELEVTRFADKEAYWTTRGWSTHGPILVASRVDVPRAGAQVSPNKDGQIVTAGMAWAQHVGISEVRVRIDSGDWHTAELSEELNSDTWRQWRCTFDDLESGSHTVTVRAVDADGNVQISERRPAIPGSATGLHDRDFTVA, translated from the coding sequence ATGACCGATCGCCGTCCACTGCTCTTCACCCTCGCAGGCATCGTCGCGACCCTCGTGTACTTCGGTGCCGGCGAGTTCATCTCCGGTGCCTTCTCAGCCACCTCGGCGCCGTTGCTGATCCTGGGACAGACGATCATCCCGCTCGTGCCCACCGCGATGATCAAAACCGCCATCAGCATCTTCGGGACGAACGACAAGCTGGCGCTCGTCATCACCATCGTCATCGTCGGAGCAATCCTCGGCGGCGTGATCGGCCGGATCGGCCTGCACCGGCGGGCACTGTCATTCGTGCTCCTCATCGGCCTCGGCGTCCTGCCCGTCGTCGTGCTGCTGAGCACGGGAGGATCGTTCCTCGACGCCATACCGGCACTCGTAGGTGTGGGGCTGGGATGCGCCGCCTATGTGGGGCTCATCGGCTTCGCACGTCGGGCCGAGCAGCTGTCCGGAGGCCCAGTCGATACCGACGTACCCACAAGCGCCGATGTGCACCCCGGAACGGATTTACAGCCCGGCACCGACCGCCGTACCTTCTTCGGTCTGGCGGCTGGGCTGAGCGCGGTCGGAATCGCCGCCATCGCGGCCGGACAGTCGGCCGCGATCCTTGCTCGAAATGCGGCAGGAGCGGTGACGAAGCTGGTGCTGCCACGGCCGGCCACCTCGGCGCCGAAGATCCCAGCGGGAGCAGATCTGGACATCGAAGGACTCGCCCCGATCATCACCCCCAACGACGACTTCTACCGCATCGACACCGCGCTCATCCCACCCGCACTCGACGCGGCCTCCTGGTCCCTGCGCATCCACGGAATGGTCGACGAGGAAGTCACGATCACCATGGACGAGCTGCTCGAACTGCCGCTGGAAGAGCACCGAGTCAGCCTGACCTGTGTCTCGAACGAGGTCGGCGGTGACCTCGTCGGCAACGCCACCTGGCTCGGCTACCCGGTGCGCGAACTGCTTGCACGCGCCAAACCTCAGGACGGGGCAGACATGGTGCTCTCGACCTCCGATGACGGCTTCACCGCCTCCACGCCACTCGAAACCCTCACCGACGATCGCGCGTCCCTGCTGGCCGTGGGCATGAACGGCGAACCGCTGCCCCGCGACCACGGATTCCCCGCCCGACTCGTCGTGCCCGGACTCTACGGCTTCGTCTCCGCGACCAAATGGGTCACCGAACTCGAAGTCACCCGCTTCGCCGACAAAGAGGCCTACTGGACGACGCGCGGCTGGTCCACCCACGGGCCCATCCTCGTGGCCTCCCGGGTCGACGTCCCCCGCGCCGGTGCCCAGGTCAGCCCTAACAAAGACGGCCAAATCGTCACCGCAGGCATGGCCTGGGCCCAGCACGTCGGCATCTCAGAGGTGCGGGTGCGCATCGACAGCGGAGACTGGCACACCGCCGAACTGAGCGAAGAGCTGAACTCCGACACCTGGCGGCAGTGGCGCTGTACCTTCGATGACCTTGAGTCGGGCAGCCACACCGTGACGGTGAGAGCAGTCGATGCCGACGGCAACGTCCAGATCTCCGAACGCAGACCCGCGATCCCCGGCAGCGCCACCGGTCTCCACGACAGGGACTTCACCGTCGCCTGA